The following coding sequences are from one Archocentrus centrarchus isolate MPI-CPG fArcCen1 chromosome 4, fArcCen1, whole genome shotgun sequence window:
- the scinla gene encoding scinderin like a translates to MVHKEFQTAGKKPGLQVWRVESMDLKPVPPELYGDFFIGDAYILLHTTKAPSYNVHSWIGDEASQDESGAAAIFITQLDDHLAGAAIQYNEFQDRESITFLSYFKSGIKYKKGGVASGFKHVVTNDVAVKRLLHLKGRRPVRATEVELSWKSFNKGDCFIIDLGKNIYCWFGSEANHFEKLKATQMARDIRDNERNGRAEVHTVDEGAEPAAVTTELGAKPDLPPGSTDTDVETTNRNKASLYLISDAAGTMKTSLVADKNPFKQGMLSQNDCYILDNGVDNQIFVWKGRNANKEERAAAKAAADKFIAEHNYSSKTQVLIVPAGSEPTLFKQFFFKWFEGNITGPGQTYTVGRIAKVEQIPFDPSKLHNNHAMAAQHGMVDDGSGKVQIWRVEGGDKVPVDKSTYGQFFGGDCYLLLYSYNHGGRERHIIYTWQGQKCTQDELAASAFLTVQLDDSMGGVATQVRVTQGQEPSHLVSLFKDKPLVIHLGGTSRKCGETKPSSTRLFHVRKSCTNATRAVEVKPLASSLNTNDVFVLKTPDCLFLWKGKGASSDEVAAANYVASLLGGTATVLEETQEPAIFWAALDGKKEYQTSKALQGVVHLPRLFGCSNKTGRLTVEEVPGEFSQIDLATDDVMILDTWDQIFVWIGKNANETEKTESPKMAKQYVDTDPSGRRGTPITILKQGEEIPSFTGWFQAWDPNLWEQDLYAQ, encoded by the exons ATGGTACACAAAGAGTTTCAGACTGCAGGGAAGAAGCCTGGCCTGCAGGTGTGGCGGGTGGAGAGCATGGATCTGAAACCCGTCCCTCCTGAACTCTATGGAGACTTCTTCATCGGCGATGCTTACATCTTGCTCCACACCACCAAGGCTCCTTCTTACAATGTCCATTCGTGGATTg GCGATGAAGCTTCTCAGGATGAGAGTGGGGCGGCTGCCATTTTCATAACTCAGCTGGATGACCACCTGGCCGGAGCTGCAATCCAATACAACGAATTTCAAGACCGAGAGTCGATCACCTTTCTGAGCTACTTCAAGTCAGGCATCAAATACAAG AAAGGTGGAGTTGCCTCTGGCTTCAAACATGTGGTCACCAATGACGTAGCTGTTAAACGCCTGCTGCACCTGAAAGGCCGTCGACCGGTCAGAGCCACGGAGGTGGAGCTGTCCTGGAAAAGCTTCAACAAAGGAGACTGCTTCATCATTGATCTGGGGAAG AACATCTACTGCTGGTTTGGCAGTGAAGCGAATCACTTCGAGAAGCTCAAAGCCACTCAGATGGCCCGAGATATCCGTGACAATGAGCGAAACGGCCGTGCTGAGGTGCACACGGTCGATGAAGGTGCTGAGCCGGCAGCTGTGACTACG GAACTCGGAGCCAAACCCGACCTCCCACCAGGAAGCACCGATACAGATGTTGAAACGACAAACAGGAACAAGGCGTCGCTTTATCTG ATTTCTGATGCTGCTGGCACCATGAAGACGTCTTTGGTGGCTGATAAAAACCCATTCAAACAGGGCATGCTGTCCCAGAACGACTGCTACATCCTGGACAATGGAGTGGACAATCAGATATTTGTCTGGAAAG GACGCAACGCAAATAAAGAAGAGCGCGCAGCAGCGAAGGCTGCTGCAGACAAGTTCATCGCAGAGCACAATTACTCCAGTAAAACTCAG GTCCTGATAGTGCCAGCAGGGAGTGAGCCCACCTTGTTTAAGCAGTTCTTCTTCAAATGGTTTGAAGGGAATATCACAGGCCCGGGTCAGACCTACACAGTAGGTCGTATCGCCAAGGTGGAGCAGATTCCCTTTGACCCATCCAAGCTCcacaacaaccatgccatggcTGCCCAGCATGGCATGGTCGATGATGGCTCCGGGAAGGTCCAG ATTTGGCGTGTGGAAGGAGGGGATAAGGTTCCTGTGGATAAATCCACCTATGGGCAGTTCTTTGGAGGTGACTGTTACCTGCTGCTGTACTCTTACAACCACGGAGGCAGAGAGAGGCACATCATCTACACATG GCAGGGGCAGAAATGCACTCAGGATGAACTGGCTGCTTCAGCCTTCCTCACTGTCCAGCTGGATGATTCCATGGGTGGAGTCGCAACACAG GTTCGCGTCACTCAGGGTCAAGAACCCTCCCATCTCGTGAGCCTGTTTAAGGACAAGCCCCTGGTCATCCACCTGGGTGGGACGTCCCGTAAGTGTGGAGAGACCAAGCCGAGCAGCACGCGGCTCTTTCACGTCCGCAAGAGCTGCACCAACGCCACCCGAGCCGTTGAG GTGAAGCCCCTTGCCTCCTCTCTGAACACCaatgatgtgtttgtgctgaagaCGCCTGACTGCCTTTTCCTGTGGAAGGGAAAAGGTGCGAGTTCGGACGAGGTGGCTGCAGCCAACTATGTTGCCAGCCTCCTCGGAGGAACTGCTACTGTGCTGGAAGAGACACAAGAGCCAG CTATTTTCTGGGCTGCTCTGGATGGTAAGAAAGAATACCAGACGTCCAAGGCCTTGCAGGGAGTGGTCCATCTGCCACGACTCTTTGGATGTTCAAACAAAACTGGCAGGCTAACG GTGGAAGAAGTGCCCGGTGAATTCTCACAGATTGACCTAGCAACTGATGATGTCATGATTCTGGACACCTGGGATCAG ATTTTTGTTTGGATCGGAAAGAATGCAAATGAAACGGAGAAAACTGAATCACCAAAAATGG CCAAACAGTACGTGGATACAGACCCCTCTGGCCGTCGCGGTACCCCCATCACCATCCTTAAGCAGGGGGAGGAGATCCCGTCCTTCACCGGATGGTTCCAAGCTTGGGACCCAAACTTGTGGGAACAAGACCTTTATGCCCAATAG